A stretch of the Drosophila sulfurigaster albostrigata strain 15112-1811.04 chromosome 2L, ASM2355843v2, whole genome shotgun sequence genome encodes the following:
- the LOC133841469 gene encoding protein Spindly yields MYKNLDLSALSVDDIIEEYKLLHGRHEQLKERCDADAQRIHELKRSLDTSLAAEKYLTQELEQYNQQAQVVCPDNELRLQQELDELRRKYRNLQLEHETLQQDHDAKTEETECLKSKLEATVRDLESSTALKANSADDEIVNRLTAMEQENAELIQKLAEYEDVKVQNTFAVAEQEKTIEILKDQLSCMEENLRGKRDELEEKLQLLESSQEQLVEANAKIAMLSSAPEQNDRKGNSLFAEVDDQRQAMKHLLASQKKSYLDMKKIFNDSKYEIHRLKRENIAMHTELQACSTIFCSADKTYQNKLNERIRQLMAQNVKLERNLNVSQERLRDLASQKSVTWLDSMLEFCKRETDDLKTQLHSMHIQKATIEEQLRNVQQEMVRWRFESLKSRCVLIDRENLLTEHKIAFKQVKAMEFDIKEAELKAALPRIVSALPTATSSPLIATAATEVISLVTPLKTPLSTPTEVINLDTPLKIEPQEATPITPKEVKQELSLNEDQATIVEQEIQCKMEPAESTAVEQLPIVSKSRLGLIKVKADCELMSEEQTAELLVAAKPNRKGTPIKFAQIKTELSEDEEPLNSPAKPNRKGTPVKIKGDVQIEGKPLRKTTPGSMKISSAEKSPIQEVTNSNVRSIMSKKRDLFAEDNQKNVEFSSSEPIVHNLSPDVCSPVESRKENEQPGGKDIKPLKKSQNIIRRIVVAPRNSGLSLK; encoded by the exons atgtataaaaactTGGATTTGAGTGCGTTAAGCGTAGACGATATAATTGAAGAATATAAATTACTACACGGACGACATGAGCAGCTGAAAGAACGGTGCGATGCCGATGCACAGCGCATTCATGAACTCAAACGCAGTCTGGACACTTCATTGGCGGCCGAAAAGTATCTGACTCAGGAGCTAGAGCAATACAATCAACAAGCGCAGGTCGTTTGTCCCGATAACGAGTTGCGACTACAACAGGAACTGGACGAACTGCGCCGGAAATATCGCAATCTGCAATTGGAGCACGAGACTCTGCAGCAGGATCACGATGCCAAGACCGAGGAGACGGAGTGCCTCAAGAGCAAACTGGAAGCCACAGTACGGGATCTTGAATCAAGCACAGCACTCAAAGCCAACAGTGCAGACGATGAGATTGTCAATCGCTTGACTGCTATGGAACAAGAAAATGCGGAGCTAATTCAAAAGTTGGCGGAATACGAGGATGTCAAAGTGCAAAATACTTTCGCTGTAGCCGAGCAAGAA AAAACCATAGAAATACTGAAGGATCAGCTGAGTTGCATGGAGGAGAATTTGCGTGGTAAACGCGATGAACTAGAGGagaagctgcagctgttggAGAGCTCACAGGAGCAGCTGGTAGAAGCGAATGCCAAGATAGCCATGCTGTCCAGTGCGCCCGAACAGAATG ATCGCAAGGGCAACTCTTTGTTCGCCGAAGTCGATGATCAGCGACAGGCGATGAAGCACCTGCTGGCGAGCCAAAAGAAAAGCTATTTGGACATGAAGAAGATATTCAATGACAGCAAATACGAAATACATCGCTTGAAGCGGGAGAACATTGCAATGCACACAGAACTTCAGGCGTGCAGCACCATCTTCTGTAGCGCAGATAAAACCTATCAAA ATAAACTGAATGAACGCATTCGCCAGCTGATGGCGCAAAACGTGAAGTTGGAGCGTAATTTGAACGTGTCGCAGGAGCGATTGCGTGATTTGGCCAGCCAAAAGTCCGTCACTTGGCTGGATTCAATGCTGGAATTCTGCAA ACGCGAAACGGACGATCTGAAGACCCAGCTGCATAGCATGCACATCCAGAAGGCCACAATCGAGGAGCAGCTGCGAAATGTGCAGCAGGAAATGGTGCG ttggcGCTTTGAGTCGCTTAAATCGCGTTGTGTGCTAATCGATCGCGAAAATCTGCTAACGGAGCACAAGATTGCCTTCAAACAAGTAAAAGCCATGGAGTTTGATATCAAGGAGGCGGAATTAAAGGCTGCGTTACCTCGTATTGTTAGTGCGCTACCCACAGCCACTTCGAGTCCTTTAATTGCGACAGCAGCTACTGAAGTCATTTCTTTGGTGACGCCACTCAAAACGCCTTTATCCACTCCAACTGAAGTGATTAATTTGGATACGCCACTGAAAATTGAACCACAAGAGGCAACTCCAATTACGCCCAAAGAAGTGAAACAGGAATTGTCCTTAAACGAAGATCAAGCTACAATTGTGGAGCAGGAGATACAGTGCAAAATGGAGCCAGCGGAGTCAACAGCTGTTGAGCAGCTTCCAATAGTTTCAAAGTCGCGCTTGGGACTCATTAAAGTTAAAGCTGATTGTGAGCTGATGTCCGAGGAGCAGACAGCTGAGCTGCTTGTGGCTGCTAAACCCAATCGCAAGGGAACACCCATCAAATTTGCTCAGATCAAAACAGAATTATCAGAGGATGAGGAGCCCTTAAACTCACCAGCTAAACCAAACCGCAAGGGCACGCCAGTTAAAATCAAAGGAGACGTTCAAATTGAAGGCAAACCACTGCGGAAGACAACTCCAGGGAGCATGAAAATTAGCTCAGCGGAAAAGTCGCCTATACAGGAGGTCACCAACAGCAATGTGCGTTCTATAATGTCCAAGAAGCGCGATTTATTTGCTGAGGATAATCAAAAGAATGTGGAGTTCAGCAGTAGTGAACCCATAGTACACAATCTGAGTCCAGATGTCTGTAGTCCGGTTGAGAGTCGCAAGGAAAACGAACAACCTGGTGGTAAGGACATTAAACCTCTGAAgaaatctcaaaatattattcgTCGCATTGTTGTCGCGCCCAGAAACTCGGGCTTGTCCCTAAAATAA
- the LOC133841478 gene encoding uncharacterized protein LOC133841478, with protein MSKWYASKRMTYWLAIALTLAVHVLAVAPVEGEETEAETETKEEACLIRATLYVTPRELRQPQDFGLPLDINCNNVSSNQTSSFDLSSQRVAGKLHVLLNGSQTPPLNVSSYGLEYLDNCRQLQSLEIEHFVGDASLQLSCAGQQLQNLSALSLSHNELGTLSANSFELLPQLEQLRIEQNSLRLLEPFTSCEHLLKLSIRQERQLALRQSDVLEQLPRLQHLELIQLKLITAELLETLPGDLQELRVQQTPIEPPQLSINNGSAQLINLTLVQCQLNAFKLQLEPEESQLLQLNLSGNVLRQLQLASASLISLDLSANQLSSLNSSWFAQLPRLQTLQMRSNRLHSISLQQLLQLAPLSLLHLDLSSNLLLRLLDTQHARWDQTRQLRMRIDDNPWSCQWLLSFSHARPELFRLFTYAKYISQINVNGLSCRPQLEEELIESNADIAANHTKQLDEQAQRHAHLNVSSHTVLYGNPIQQSHSQRSEALIIVFMLPLGIALLFLLLYLYLHCERLFHWSYYSNGMGCFGGNKSARGQRFVDHIDIVRYPVANGSTCAELETQPDGYETPLSNAASICNCGGHRQSTCSRTHHVTYETMPTELPYQLYAEIKEQVDAPEEADQTLADTPGSTAPIYDHLSYEEEKPLEV; from the coding sequence ATGAGCAAGTGGTATGCCAGCAAGCGGATGACGTACTGGCTCGCCATCGCTTTGACTCTTGCAGTGCACGTGCTAGCGGTTGCTCCTGTTGAGGGGGAGGAGACAGAggcggagacggagacgaaaGAGGAGGCTTGCCTCATACGTGCCACACTCTATGTGACGCCACGCGAACTGCGTCAGCCGCAGGACTTCGGACTACCTCTGGacatcaactgcaacaacgTTAGCAGCAATCAGACATCGAGCTTTGATCTCTCGTCGCAACGCGTGGCCGGCAAGCTGCATGTGCTGCTCAATGGCAGCCAGACGCCGCCACTGAACGTCTCCAGCTATGGCCTGGAGTATCTCGACAACTGTCGCCAGCTGCAGAGTCTAGAGATTGAGCATTTCGTTGGCGATGCCAGTCTGCAATTGAGCTGTGCTGGACAGCAACTACAAAACTTGAGTGCGCTATCCTTGAGCCACAACGAGCTGGGAACACTGAGCGCAAACAGTTTTGAGTTATTGCCACAGCTGGAGCAGCTGCGCATCGAGCAGAATTCCTTGCGGCTGCTAGAGCCTTTCACAAGCTGTGAGCACCTGCTTAAATTGAGTATACGACAGGAGCGCCAGCTGGCATTGCGTCAAAGCGATGTCCTAGAACAGCTGCCACGTCTGCAGCACTTGGAGTTGATTCAACTTAAACTTATAACTGCAGAGCTGCTGGAGACGCTGCCAGGTGATCTGCAGGAGCTGCGTGTGCAACAGACGCCAATTGAACCGCCACAACTCAGCATTAACAATGGCAGCGCACAGCTGATCAACTTGACTTTGGTGCAGTGTCAATTGAACGCATTTAAACTGCAGCTGGAACCGGAGGAGTCGCAGTTACTGCAACTCAATCTCAGCGGCAATGTGTTGAGACAACTGCAGTTGGCCAGTGCGTCACTCATCAGCCTCGATCTCAGTGCCAACCAGTTGAGCAGCCTGAATAGCAGCTGGTTCGCTCAGTTGCCACGTCTGCAAACTTTGCAAATGCGATCGAATCGTTTGCACAGCATTTCGCTGCAACAGCTACTGCAGCTGGCGCCGCTTAGCCTGCTCCATTTGGACTTGAGCTCAaatctgctgctgcggctgctggaCACGCAGCATGCACGTTGGGATCAGACACGACAGCTGCGCATGCGCATCGACGACAATCCCTGGAGCTGCCAATGGCTCTTGAGCTTCTCGCATGCGCGCCCCGAGTTGTTTCGCCTCTTCACCTATGCCAAATACATTTCCCAGATCAATGTGAATGGCTTGAGTTGTCGCCCGCAGCTGGAGGAGGAATTGATTGAGTCGAATGCAGACATTGCTGCAAATCACACCAAACAGTTGGATGAGCAGGCCCAGCGTCATGCTCATCTAAATGTCTCCAGTCACACGGTGCTCTATGGCAATCCCATTCAGCAGTCGCATAGCCAACGCTCCGAGGCTCTGATCATCGTCTTCATGCTGCCGCTGGGCATTGCGCTGCTCTTCCTGCTGCTCTATTTGTATCTGCACTGCGAACGTCTCTTCCACTGGTCGTATTACTCCAATGGCATGGGCTGCTTTGGTGGCAACAAATCGGCACGCGGTCAGCGCTTTGTGGATCACATTGATATCGTCCGTTATCCGGTGGCCAATGGCAGCACTTGCGCCGAGCTGGAAACGCAGCCCGATGGCTATGAGACGCCTCTAAGCAATGCTGCTTCGATTTGCAATTGTGGTGGCCATCGGCAATCGACCTGCTCGAGAACCCATCACGTCACCTATGAAACAATGCCCACCGAACTGCCCTATCAGCTGTATGCCGAGATCAAAGAGCAGGTCGATGCACCAGAAGAGGCGGACCAGACACTCGCTGACACGCCGGGCTCAACGGCGCCCATCTATGACCACTTGTCGTACGAGGAGGAGAAGCCACTGGAGGTTTAA